The genome window GAATAAAGATGACATTATTCTTGCAATTATTTCAACCATGAAACAAACCACCGAGGAAGAACTATCTCACGTGGATGAAAATAATCCTACGATAGATAAAATTAAAAAAATGATTCAAGGGCACACCAATCGCTTCATTAAGAATCCATCATTGACAGCCATTATTTTTTCGGAAGAAATATTTAATAATAATAGTATTCTCGCAAAGCCCATACGCATAATGATGAAATTGAATCAGAATAAATTAATTGCTATGATTGAAAAAGGGCAAGCTTCTGGCGATGTTCGTGTAGATATTCAAGCTGAACAAATTTCTCTCATGGTGATTGGGAGTTTCCGATTTTTAGTAAGCAAATGGCATATTATGAATTTTGATTTTGATCTAAAAAATGATGTAAATGAAATGCTTAATGCCATCGAAAAGGTGCTAAAAACCTAAAATTTTTTTCTTAATAATGTTAGTGAACATTAACTAATAAAGGAGCAAACATGCTAAACTTACTTGAACGATTTTTAAAACAGCCCATTATGGTTCTGATTGTATTTTTTGGAATCACAATCTTCTTCGTTGCTGAAATGAAGGATAATACGCGAATGGAAACAGATTTGGATAAATATATGCCCCAGGATCATCCTGCATTTATTTATAGCGATCAAGCGGCTGAATGGTTTGATATAAAAGATGGCATTATCATTGCCATCGAAAATACAGGCGGTATTTATAATACAGGCACGCTCGCCAAAATTAAAAAGCTCACTAAAGATTTACAGAAATTAGATGAAATTGAGAAGCAAGATGTAACGTCATTATATACAGCTGATAATATCGTGGGAACGGAAGATGGAATGGATGTAAAAGCATTCTTTAAACGCGTGCCGAAATCACAAGAAAAAATAGAAGCGCTTCAAGAAAAAGTGCGTTCCAATGAAATGGTTTTTGGTCGACTTGTATCAGAAAATGAAACAGTTTCAGTCATTATTGCTCGCATCAATGATGATGTTTTCACGCAGGAATTTTATGATGAAATTCTTGAACTCGCTCATTCCTATGAAGGAGATGAAAATATTCATGTCGCCGGTCGTCCAATCGTGGAAGGAACGATGGCTGTTTTAGGCCCTGCAGATATGAAACGAATGGTTCCCATTGTTTTGACGGTTATCATTCTTATTCTACTCTTCTTACTTCGGAGCGTTAAAAATACCATTTTAACCATGTTAGTCGTTTTATTCAGCACCATTTGGACTTTCGGATTACTCGCCGTAGTGGGCATCCCAATTTATGCGGTATTCACCACAATCCCAGTGATGCTCATTGCCATTGGTGTGGCGGATGGGATTCATTTATTCAGTCATGTGGATTTATTTAGAGTCGAAAATCCCACTGCATCAAAAATAGACACCATTAAAAATATGATAAAAGAAATGTGGAAGCCCGTTGTAATGACATCCGTAACCACGGCTGTGGGATTTATTTCATTATTGACATCTCAAGTTTATCCCATTAAATATTTTGGTGTATTCACTGCCTTTGGTGTTTTAGTGGCTATGTTACTATCGCTAGTTTTAATACCTGCAGGTATGATGATTGTTGGTTTGCCAAAGATTAGGAAAATCAGAGTTCACAGTGCAAACGACAAACATGCCGTTGTTTTCGCTCATAAGTTCGCTTCAGGACTTTTGAAATATAAATGGGCGACGCTTGGGCTTACCGCATTAATAATAGTGATTTCCATCTTTGGAACCAGTAAAGTATGGATCAATTCCAGCTTTTTAGACAAATTCGAAAAAAACAGTGACATTGTGCTTACAGACAAATTTATTAATGAAAATTTTGGAGGCACATCAACATTAAATCTTGTTTTAGAATCAACTGAAAAGGATGTTTTTAAAAATCCAGCCATTTTAAAAATGGTGGATCAAATGCAAACAGATGTTGAATCGATTGAAATTGTGGGTTCATCATTTGGACTGACTGATTATTTATTACGCATGAATAAGGTCATGCATGCAGATGATGAAGCATTTAATATTATTCCCGAAACATCTGATTTAATTGCGCAATATTTATTGCTTTACGAAATGTCTGGTGACCCGGAAAATCTCTGGCAAGTAACCGATTTTGATTACCAAAAATTGAATGTGACTTTCCAATTGAAAAGTGATGATTCAAAAAGTATCAATTCTGCCATGGATCGAATAGAATCTTACAGAGACCAATTTAACACACATAATATTGACATGAATTTTGCTGGTTCAGGTTATAAAGCGTTGGTCTTTACGGATTTGATTCTGCAAGGACAAATAGCAAGTTTACTCTTGTCATTAGTCATTGTGGCGGTGTTATTGAGTCTTATGTTTAAAAATGTGGTTGCGGGATTAACAGGCACAGTTCCTATTATTATAACGGCGGCAATTAGTTTTGGTGTTATGGGTTTATTGGGCATTCCATTAAGCACAACCACGGCCCTCATGTCCAGTATTTCCATCGGAATTGGTATTGATTATGCTGTGCATTTTATTGATCGATATCGAGAGAATACGAGAAAAACGAAGGATATAGAATTGGCCATCCAACGAACCATGCACCATAGTGGTCGTGCCATTGTTTTTAATGCGGTGGTGGTAATAGCCGGTTTTATGGTGATGCTATTTTCAGTATTTCCACCAAATAGAGAATTGGGATTCTTGGTATCACTCAACATGTTTACCAGTTTTGTGGGTACAATTACGGTGATGGTGCTCATCATTGAACAGAAAAAACTTTTTTGTAAAAAAAGTAATAATGAAATAGGAGAATAAAATGAAAACAATCAAATCAATACTACCTATGAGTATCCTTCTTTCAGGAATGATATTTGCCCAAGATTTATCTGGCCTTGAAGTCATTCAAAAGGTGTATGACCGTCCAACAGGAAATGACATGACAGGAAATCTGATCATGACCATCGAAAATTCCCGTGGCAATCAACGCGTCAGAAAAATTAAACAATTTGTGAAGACTGTTAAGAATGGTGAAAAGAAAATTATGTATTTCCTTTCGCCTGCTGATGTAAAAAATACATCCTTTATGACATGGAGTTATGATGATGCATCTAAAAGTGATGATCAATGGATTTATTTGCCCGCACTCAAAAAAGTAAAGCGGATTTCCAGCGACAGTAAGGGCGATTATTTTATGGGCTCTGATTTTACCTATGATGATTTGGGTGATCGCCATCCTTTAGATGATACTCATACTATTCTACGGGAAGAAGTCATCAATGAAAAAGAAACCATCGTTATAGAAAGTGTGCCGAAAGATGAAGAATATATGTATGCCAGAACGGTAACATGGGTGGTCAAAGATTCTTGGATTGGACTCAAAAAGGAATTTTATGATGAAGATGATGAATTGTTAAAAATCCTGACGGTGGATGATCAACAATCTTTTAAAGATGTGATTATTTTGACCAAAGTAAAAATGAAAAACGTCCAAAGAAATCAATTCACGATTATGGAATTTTCCGATGTTCAAATTGATACAGGAATTCCTAATAATAAATTCACAGAACGTATGATGAAAAGGGGGATATGATGAAAATGAAATCACTCATATTGAGTTTAATCTTTTTATTTGGGGCAAATAGTTATGGCCAAAGTTTAGACATAAACGGTTATGTTCGTTCTTATTTGGGTGTATTAACCAATGAGACGAACGATTATTCCATAAACCAAAATACATTGGATATAAAATTGAAACGCACGGATGATAATGTGTCCTTTTTTGCAAATCCATTTCTGTATCAAACGCCAAATCAGGATGTTTCTTTAGGACTGCGTGAAGCGTATATGGATGTGTATTTTTATAATATGGATTTACGCATTGGAAAACAGCAAATTATTTGGGGAAAAGCAGATGGAATGTTTATTACTGATATTGTTTCTCCAAAAGATTTAGGCGAGTTTCTTCTTCGTGATTTTGATGAAATCCGCACAGGAATTACATCTTTAAAGGCAAACTATTATTTAGGTGATAATACATTAGAGATGGTTTGGATTCCAACATTTACACCCACAATTATGCCGGATGAAACATCTATTTGGTCTCGTATTCCAGAATTTCCATTACCTATTACGATTAATGAATCCCAAAAAGATATTCCTGGACGATTAGAAAATAGTGAAGGATTTATCAAGTTTTCGGGTATGTCATCTTTATTAGACTACGAAATTATGGCGGGGAAAATGTGGGATGATGATCCAACCTTACATATTACTCCAATCATTACTGTAGATAACCCAACACCAACAGGCTTATGGTTATCTCCAATTCATCACCAATTAACATTGGTCGGTGGTAGCTTTAGTTCGGAATTGGGTGGAGTAATTTTACGGGGAGAAGGAGCATATTATATGGGAAAACAATTTTCTGCTTTAAATCCAGACCAATTGAATTTGCCAACGAGTTTACTGGAAAAAGATTATGCACATTATTTAATTGGGACGGATTTTTCTATTGGAACCACACGATTTAGCACACAATTTATTCAACGAGCTATACTTGATTATGACGAAACAATTATTCAAGATGAATTCGATAATACCATGACATTTTTAGCCAATCGCACCTTTTTGCAAGAAACACTCACACTTCAATTATTTGGATATGTTGGACTCAATAATGAAGATGCACTTATTCGTCCAAGTCTAACGTACGATGTAGCGGATGGGTTTGAGATTTTAGCGGGTGCCAATATTTTTATCAAAAATGATGAAAGTGAAACGACTGGATTGTTTGGCCATTACGATGATAATGACATGGTCTATGTTAAAGTGAAATACAGTTTTTAATCTTAGGTCAAGGTAAATAATGAAAATATTAACCATACTATTTTTCGGCCCTTTGTTATTGTTTGCGGAAGATATTGGAACGTTATCTCTAACAATAAAAGTTGACTCACTCAAAAACTCAGATGGCGTTATACAGTTTGCAATATATAACAATGATAATTCTATCCCTGATATGAAATTTGAGAAATGTCTCAAAAAGGGAAATGCCGTAATTAAGGAAAAATCTGCAACTTATACTTTTGAATCTTTAGAAAAAGGACGGTATGCTGTAAATATTTTACATGATGAGAATAAAAATAAAAAAATAGACAAAGGTTTTATATTGCCAAAAGAAGGATTTGGGTTTTCAAATTATAAATCTTTAGGGTTTTTTAATCGCCCCAATTTTAAGAAATCGAGTTTTGAATTAGATACTGATTCGACAATAACCGTTTTAGTAAACTACCTTTAAATGAAATATCTACTTTTTATAGTCATTCAAATTTCGTGTCTTGTTTCTGGCGATAATCGTGATTCAGCTTCAGTAATCGAATCTAACAAAATTGCTCTAGTTTTAAGCGGAGGAGGAGCACAAGGTATTGCCCATATAGGTGTTTTGAAAGCATTTGAAGAATACAAAATCCCTATAGACCTAATTGTTGGCACAAGTGCAGGCGCAATCGTAGGTGGCTTATATGCTTCAGGCATTTCCATAGAAAAATTAGAAATGATGTCAGTTGATGGTACTTTCATGAAGTTGTTTTTAGGACGAAATGATTTAAGTGATGTACCCGTTTGGCAGAGGAATGACGTTTCAAGTGGAAAATTTTCTATTAGAAGAAATAACAAACAAATCAGTGGACCACCCGGGTTATTTAATGATCAACTCATATGGCGAGATTTATTTTTA of Candidatus Neomarinimicrobiota bacterium contains these proteins:
- a CDS encoding TetR/AcrR family transcriptional regulator yields the protein MNEYTDRQNQIIQESIQLIADKGIQGLTIKNISKAIGISEPAIYRHFENKDDIILAIISTMKQTTEEELSHVDENNPTIDKIKKMIQGHTNRFIKNPSLTAIIFSEEIFNNNSILAKPIRIMMKLNQNKLIAMIEKGQASGDVRVDIQAEQISLMVIGSFRFLVSKWHIMNFDFDLKNDVNEMLNAIEKVLKT
- a CDS encoding MMPL family transporter translates to MLNLLERFLKQPIMVLIVFFGITIFFVAEMKDNTRMETDLDKYMPQDHPAFIYSDQAAEWFDIKDGIIIAIENTGGIYNTGTLAKIKKLTKDLQKLDEIEKQDVTSLYTADNIVGTEDGMDVKAFFKRVPKSQEKIEALQEKVRSNEMVFGRLVSENETVSVIIARINDDVFTQEFYDEILELAHSYEGDENIHVAGRPIVEGTMAVLGPADMKRMVPIVLTVIILILLFLLRSVKNTILTMLVVLFSTIWTFGLLAVVGIPIYAVFTTIPVMLIAIGVADGIHLFSHVDLFRVENPTASKIDTIKNMIKEMWKPVVMTSVTTAVGFISLLTSQVYPIKYFGVFTAFGVLVAMLLSLVLIPAGMMIVGLPKIRKIRVHSANDKHAVVFAHKFASGLLKYKWATLGLTALIIVISIFGTSKVWINSSFLDKFEKNSDIVLTDKFINENFGGTSTLNLVLESTEKDVFKNPAILKMVDQMQTDVESIEIVGSSFGLTDYLLRMNKVMHADDEAFNIIPETSDLIAQYLLLYEMSGDPENLWQVTDFDYQKLNVTFQLKSDDSKSINSAMDRIESYRDQFNTHNIDMNFAGSGYKALVFTDLILQGQIASLLLSLVIVAVLLSLMFKNVVAGLTGTVPIIITAAISFGVMGLLGIPLSTTTALMSSISIGIGIDYAVHFIDRYRENTRKTKDIELAIQRTMHHSGRAIVFNAVVVIAGFMVMLFSVFPPNRELGFLVSLNMFTSFVGTITVMVLIIEQKKLFCKKSNNEIGE
- a CDS encoding DUF2141 domain-containing protein, whose product is MKILTILFFGPLLLFAEDIGTLSLTIKVDSLKNSDGVIQFAIYNNDNSIPDMKFEKCLKKGNAVIKEKSATYTFESLEKGRYAVNILHDENKNKKIDKGFILPKEGFGFSNYKSLGFFNRPNFKKSSFELDTDSTITVLVNYL
- a CDS encoding outer membrane lipoprotein-sorting protein codes for the protein MKTIKSILPMSILLSGMIFAQDLSGLEVIQKVYDRPTGNDMTGNLIMTIENSRGNQRVRKIKQFVKTVKNGEKKIMYFLSPADVKNTSFMTWSYDDASKSDDQWIYLPALKKVKRISSDSKGDYFMGSDFTYDDLGDRHPLDDTHTILREEVINEKETIVIESVPKDEEYMYARTVTWVVKDSWIGLKKEFYDEDDELLKILTVDDQQSFKDVIILTKVKMKNVQRNQFTIMEFSDVQIDTGIPNNKFTERMMKRGI